The stretch of DNA TACAGCAAAGTAAATGTTGATCGAGCAGGACAAGGGATAGCACACTGTGTGAGAGAGCGGAGaaaccccctcctcacccccacaGAAGTGGCACTGTCCACCTCGAGTGATGCTGAAATGAACTTACCACATGCAGTCTTACTGAGTACAATGTCACCTTCTACAAACTTAGACAGCGTGCAAACTATAAAAGCCAAAACTACCCAAAAATTATTTAAGCTTATAATGTTGACCAAAGAGATATGGCTTTACGTAACCTAAAGGCCGGAGAGCACAATAGCTAATTTGGTTAAAAAGGACACGTTGGAGAGATGAATTGCGACACAAGGTACTGTACTATTTAAACTCACCTCTAGTGGGGAGTCTGTTTCATCCAGGATGTTATTTTCACTCTGCATCCGCTGCATCGTCCCTGTAGAACCGGGGTCCATTATCAGTACGTTCTGACTACAGGGTCTGACGAACTTACAGTCACTCTTTCTGGAGTCAGTCGTCCTGCACACCTCGTAATTGTACACGTGCTGTAGAGTTCCTGTCCCCAAAGTGTCTGCGTAACGCGGTGGATAATACGGAATAACCGGGAGATTGGAATGATAGAGGACGCGAGACTGTCTCCATCTGTATATTTTCACTGATATAATAACCGCTAAacatgtgatgaacagaaatgaGACTACAGCCAAAGCCAAGACTAAGTAAAAAGTCAGGTTGTCATTGTACTCCTTCTCGTGCGTAAAGTCAGTGAACTCCGAGAGCACTTCAGGGAAGCTGTCGGCCACCGCCACGTTAACATTGACTGTAGCTGAACGAGATGGCTGCCCGTTGTCCTCCACTACAACAATGAGCCTTTGCTTCACAACATCTTTATCAGTGACTTGGCGTACAGTTCTTATTTCTCCATTCTGTAAGCCCACTTCAAACAGCGCCCTGTCTGTCGCTTTCTGCAGTTTATACGAGAGCCAGGCATTCTGTCCAGAGTCTATATCAACAGCCACCACTTTAGTAACAAGGTAGCCCACATCTGCTGAACGAGGCACCATTTCAGCCACCAGAGAGCTGCTAGTCTGGACTGGATACAGAACCTGGGGCGAGTTGTCATTCTGGTCCTGGATCATTATTTTCACAGTCACATTGCTACTGAGGGGAGGAGAGCCTCCATCCTGCGCTTTAACCACCACTGTAAGCTGTTTGATTTGTTCATAATCATAGGAACGAACCGCATGTAAAACTCCAGTTTCAGAGTTAATAGATATATAAGTAGAGACTGGAGTTCCACTGATCTGCGTGTCCTCCAACAGGTACGAGATTCTAGCGTTCTGGTTCCAGTCAGAGTCTCGCGCGCTGACAGTAAATATGGACATTCCAGGAGAGTTATTCTCTGTGACGTAAGTCGAGTATGAGCGTTGATGAAACAATGGAGCATTGTCATTTACGTCAGAGATTCTAAGGTGTAATGTGCTGGTGCTGGAGAGTGGAGGCGAACCAGAATCTGTCGCTGTTATGGTGATGTTGTATTCCGGTGTCGTTTCTCTGTCTAAAGCTATGTCTGAGATCAAATTATAATAACTACTTAATGACGACTGAATTTTAAATGGAAGGTTAGTATTTATAGAGCATGTaatctgtccgtttctctctgaATCAGCATCTTTAACATTTATAATAGCAATAGTGGTGCCAGGAGGAGCATCTTCAGACACAAGGCTGGAGAAGGACATGACGTTTATAACTGGTGCGTTGTCATTCACGTCTAGAACCTCAATAACAACTTTACTGGAGTCTGTTAAACCACCCTGATCCTTTGCCTCTACCCTGATTTCATATTTATTATCTTTCTCATAATCTATCTGACCGGAAACAGAAATGGTCCCAGTCGCCATATCAATGTTAAATATGTCAACTGTATTCCCTTTCAATTTCGACAAATAGTACGATATTTGTCCATTTGATCCACTGTCTGCATCGCTGGCGTTTACGGTTGTGATATAAGTGCCCTTTGGAGCGTCCTCCATCACAGTAGCCCTGTAAAGTGACTGGTTAAACATAGGTGCATTGTCATTGACATCTAAGACAGTGATCTCTATATTTACTGTGCTAGATCTCTGCGGGGTTCCACCATCTACAGCCAAGAGCTTTACAGAGAGACGAGGGTGCTCCTCCCTGTCTAACGATTTCTGGAGGACCATCTCAGCATATTTACTACCGTCCGGATTCGCATGTTGTTTCAGAATGAAATTATAATTTGGGGTTAAAATATAATTCTGAAGGGCGTTGAGGCCTACATCGGGATCCACTGCACTCTCTAGCAGAAATCGCGCACCAACATTAGCCGATTCACTGATTTCAAATTGTATATCTTGTATTGGAAAAGAAGGCGCATGGTCATTTACATCCAATACTTCTACAGTCACACGATGAAGCTCCATTGGATTTTCTAGAATAATTTCGAAGTTGAAGCTACACGGTGTGACATCGCCACAAAGATGCTCTCGGTCTATTCTCTCACTCACGACTAGAATCCCTTTGTCTGTCTTCAGCTCTGTGTACTGAATGCTTTCTCCGGTCACGATACGGGCCCGGCCCGCTCTGAGCCTTTTCAAATCTAACCCCAGGTCTTGAGCTACGTTACCGATAAGAGAACCTTTCTTCATCTCCTCCGGAATGGAATAGCGGATTTGGCCACTGACAATATGACTGAAATACAGGAGGAAAAGAAGTACTTGCCACCGCAGTCCACAACACAAACGCCATTTTATACATTTAGGCTGAAGGAATCCTTCCAATGCCATAGCCAACAGCGAAGAAATCCAATACAAATATTCCGTATAATGGTTTCTCAGATCCCGCCAACAAACTGAAGTGTAATATTCAAAGTATTATTTCAATACAGGCTATTTTCGTGTCCCCTTCATTTATCGGTAACATGTATGGATCAGAGCGATGGTGTCTCTGTCTCGCCCCGCCTCATATGAAGcgcagtctctccctctcctctggcaGAGCGCAGTGATAGGGGGGGGACTCTACTGACTGACAACACTGCACAGAAATCATTTCACTGATCAACAGCGGCCCTCAGTGTCCAACATATTTACATCAAAAACCTTTCGGAAATAATTTAACACAGTACAGGATTATTTCCTTTCCAAACTGATCCATATACAAACCACTAGCTAAACACTTCACTTTCTGCAATCTAAATAAATTAACGTTCCTAACTACAATTATATGATAATTGTATAGCCTACTAAAGAATACCGCTATCCCATCAAACTCAGATTGGATCGTGCATAACAATTATTCCATGAAACAGTCTTGCAAACCGTGGTTTAACATTACAAACCAATACCTATAATTGCTGAAAGTAATATGCTTCGTAAATGCTAAAATCTATAGTGACATTTGGTCAATAGACAGAGGTACGAAGAAGGGATTATACACAGTGTGAGTGAGCGAAGCAGCCCTCTGCTGCTATGGAGACACAAGTGTCGCTGTCCACACAGGGTGGTGCTGAAGCAACATTGCAACACTACAGAGTTACAAATAAATCACAAGCACTAACGCTCAGTTCGAAATAGGCTACATCTCTAAAAACACAGCACACATACAAAACGAACCTAAAACGTTTTATAGGTTACTAAAACAATACGTAATCCTTGATTTACTGCTAtaaaatagagtagagagagaaacccaACTACTGAGATACCGATAAAAAAGAGTGAGGAACCAGGGTAAAACAGTTGAGAAAAAGTTATACAAACAAACTTATTGTAAAGATGTACTGCAACAAAATTAGCTACTTTATTTAAACTCCAAGAAACTCACCTCTAGTGGAGAGTCTGGTTCATCCAGGATGTTCTGTTCACTCTGCATCCGCTGCATCGTCCCTGTAGAACTGGGGTCCATTATCAGTACGTTCTGACTACAGGGTCTGACGAACTTAAAGTCACTCTTTCTGGAGTCAGTCGTCCTGCACACCTCGTAATTGTACACGTGCTGTAGAGTTcctttccccaaggtgtctgcgtAACGCGGTGGATAATACGGAATAACCGGGAGATTGGAATGATAGAGGACGCGAGACTGTCTCCATCTGTATATTTTCACTGATATAATAACCACTAAacatgtgatgaacagaaatgaGACAACAGCCAAAGCCAAGACTAAGTAAAAAGTCAGGTTGTCATTGTAGTCCTTCTCGTGCGTAAAGTCAGTGAACTCCGAGAGCACTTCAGGGAAGCTGTCCGCCACCGCCACGTTAACATTGACTGTAGCTGAACGAGAGGGCTGCCCGTTGTCCTCCACTACAACAGTGAGCCTTTGCTTCACAGCATCTTTATCAGTGACTTGGCGTACAGTTCTTATTTCTCCATTCTGTAAGCCCACTTCAAACAGTGCCCTGTCTGTTGCTTTCTGCAGTTTATACGAGAGCCAGGCATTCTGTCCAGAGTCCACATCAACAGCCACCACTTTAGTGACAAGATAGCCCACATCTGCAGAACGAGGCACCATTTCAGACACCAGAGAGCTGCTCGTCTGGACTGGGTACAGAACCTGAGGCGTGTTGTCGTTCTGGTCAAGGATGCTGATTTTGACTGTGGCATTGCTGCTGAGAGGCGGGGAGCCTCCATCTTGAGCTTTAATATAAATCTCAAATGATTTAGTTTGCTCATAATCGAAGGAGCGCACTGCTTGGATGGAACCTGTCTCCGCATTAACAGAGATGTAGGACGATATCGGATTCCCATTAAATTGAGAATCCATGAGCACGTAGGACATGCGTGCGTTCTGACCCCAATCTGAGTCGTGAGCCTTCACAGAAAACACTGACACCGCCGGGACGTTGTTTTCCATCACAGTGGCAGAGTATAAACTCTGCTCAAAAACGGGCGCATTGTCATTAACGTCTGAGATTCTCAGTGTGATGGTTTTACTGGCCGACAGGGGCTGGATACCCTCATCTACGGCGGTGAATGTAATGTTATATTCGGCATTACGCTCTCTGTCCAAAACACCATCTGTCACAAGGGTGTAATAGCTCTTTAGAGACGACTGGATGGCAAACGGGATCTTGGTATTTATCGAACATTCTACCTTTCCGTTTAGACCAGAATCTATGTCTTTGACATTTATTATAGCCAAGGTTGTGCCACTGATCGAATCTTCAGATATTGGACTCGAGAATGACGTTAGTGTAATCAAGGGGACGTTGTCATTCACATCAATAACGTCAATAATTACTTTTGTGGAGTCCATTTGTCCTCCTTGGTCTTTAGCCTGTAAACCGAGTTCATATTGCTTATTCTTTTCATAATCAATTTGACCAGTTACTGTTATTTTGCCTGTATTCTCATCTAAAGAAAATAATTCTGCGACGTCGGGAGGTACACGAGCAAAATGGTAAGTGACATGACCGTATGGCCCCTCATCTGCGTCAGTGGCACTTACAGTAGTCACCACAGTGCCTGTGGCTGCATTTTCGGTTACAGACGCTTTAAAAATCGGATGCATAAAAATGGGGCCATTATCATTGGCATCAAGCACAGTTATGTGTATTTGAAGTGCTCCAGATCTCTGCGGGTCCCCGCCGTCTACAGCAATCAAGGTGAGAAGCAGGTTCCCCCTTTTCTCTCGGTCTAAAGGCGCAAACAGATACATCTCCACATATTTGCTGCCATCGGGACCAGTCTGGATTTTAATGCTGAAATGATCAGTAGGGTGCAAGGTGTAGCCTTGCAGTGTATTGATACCGACATCTGGGTCTGTCGCACTCTCCTGTAATATCCTCGTACCCGGCAGAGTAGACTCTGAGATTTCTATTTGAATTTCTTTTTCAGTAAAGAAGGGCGAGTTGTCGTTAACATCTAGTATTTCCACCACAATGCTAAGCAGCTGCATAGGATTCATCATAATCATCTCGAAGCTCAAGCTGCAGGGCGATGTCTGTCCGCATAGCTGCTCcctgtctatcctctctcctaCGACCAGTGTCCCTTTGTCTACATCCAACCTAATATACTCGCTGCTATCGCCGCTAACAATGCGAGCGCCACCCGATTTCATTCGTTTAGCGTTAATTCCTAAATCATCCGCAACATTTCCAACAAACGAGCCCTTTCTCATCTCCTCTGGGATAGAATAACGAATCTGCCCGTGAATAATCTGGGCGAGGAAAACAAGAATAAAGGCCTGTACTTGCCGTTTAAGCGAGCGTCCATTTCTGGCAGAACCCGTGGACTCAAACCAAATCATCGAATTCCACATGGTAAAATGTCAAATAAGACCACACCAGCTATATTCAAATTCGATCAAATACATCTGGTCACTGTTGAAACTCTAAACTAGAATCCATCAATGTAATAGCTCGTGTCAACAAAAAAAGGATAGTGAAAAAAGAGCGCATTCGTGCTGAGCCCTCACTCTCTGACACTGAGGGAATATGGGAGGTACTGAGGAGGGTACATCAGTGTTCACATCGGTTCAAGTATGATTTTAAGACCAACAGCGGCCCGCAGAGTCCGATATGAAAATAGTTGGTCACTCAATATAATGACGTGAGAAACGCATGCAATCATATTCTCTAAGTTATCAACGACACATGTACTTCAAGTATTACAAACAACGAAACAGTTATTTGAAGGAGAAAGACAACAACGGGATAAATGATGTAAAAGGCAAACATCACTTTACGAATTATCTTTCAAACCATGATTAATTACCTGGTTCAAAACACCAGGAGCACAATGTCAGCATAGGACCCTTCACCCATACCGCCAGAGGACGTTATGTGACATTTCAACATTCTCTGATGTTTTACTATGAAACTTTGGACATATTGATGAGATGTATTTCAATGCAAGTTGCTATAATTTAAACTCATTAAACTCACCTCTAGTGGAGAGTCTGGTTCATCCAGGATGTTATTTTCACTCTGCATCCGCTGCATCGTCCCTGTAGAACTGGGGTCCATTATCAGAACGTTCTGACTACAGGGTCTGACGAACTTACAGTCACTCTTTCTGGAGTCAGTCGTCCTGCACACCTCGTAATTGTACACGTGCTGTAGAGTTCCTGTCCCCAAAGTGTCTGCGTAACGCGGTGGATAATACGGAATAACCGGGAGATTGGAATGATAGAGGACGCGAGACTGTCTCCATCTGTATATTTTCACTGATAAAATAACCACTAAacatgtgatgaacagaaatgaGACTACAGCCAAAGCCAAGACTAAGTAAAAAGTCAGGTTGTCATTGTACTCCTTGTCGTGCGTAAAGTCAGTGAACTCCGAGAGCACTTCAGGGAAGCTGTCCGCCACCGCCACGTTAACATTGACTGTAGCTGAACGAGATGGCTGCCCGTTGTCCTCCACTACAACAGTGAGCCTTTGTTTCACAGCATCTTTATCAGTGACTTGGCGTATAGTTCTTATTTCTCCATTCTGTAAGCCCACTTCAAACAGCGCCCTGTCTGTCGCTTTCTGCAGTTTATACGAGAGCCAGGCATTCTGTCCAGAGTCCACATCAACAGCCACCACTTTAGTGACAAGATAGCCCACATCTGCTGAACGAGGCACCATTTCAGCCACCAGAGAGCTGCTAGTCTGGACTGGATACAGAACCTGAGGCGCGTTGTCATTCTGGTCCTGGACTAATATTCTAACAGCGACCACTGAACTGAGAGTTGGAGACCCTCCATCACGGGCAATGACGTTGAATTGAAACGACTTGATTTGTTCATAATCGAATGACCTAACAGCATGGATGGCGCCATTTTCTGAATTTACTGAGACAACAGAGGAAGCAGTCACCCCGTTAACTTGTTTATCATCGAGAAAGTAGGAGACGCGGGCATTTTGACCCCAGTCAGCATCACTTGCTCTCACTGAGAATATAGAAAACCCTGGCGAATTGTTTTCCTGAATAGACTTACTATATACAGGTTGATCAAACTTGGGGGCGTTATCATTCACATCTGATACTTTAACAGTTATGTTCATATTGCTGGAGAGAGGCGGAGTCCCTTCATCTGAAACTGTAATGGTGACGTTATACTCAGACACGGTTTCTCTATCCAATGTGCTATCAGTGACTATTGTATAATAATCCGTTAACGATGACTCTATTTTGAACGGAATATCTGCGTTAATATAGCACTGGACAACACCGTTAATTTCAGAGTCTGCATCTTCGACATTAATTACAGCTACAGTGGTTCCAGGGGGAGAGTCCTCGGGAATCGAGTTTGAAAATGACATAAGCTGTATTGTTGGAACGTTGTCATTTTCATCAGTAATTTGAATAACAACCTTGCACGTATCAGAGAGGCTGCCACTATCTTTTGCCAAAACATTTAATTGATAATATTTTGTCTTTTCAAAATCCAGTTTTCCAACCACTTTAATCTCTCCAGTTTCCACGTTGAGCTCGAACAGCTCCTTCGCCTCTTTAGCAACATGAGCGATGGAGAAAGTGACCTCTCCATTCACCCCTTGGTCTGCATCTTCTGCGCTAACGGTAGTTACAAACGTACCAACAGGGGAATTCTCATTCACATTAGCTTTGTAAACGGGCAGGCCACAAACTGGTGCGTTGTCATTCACATCCATGACAGTAATATCGATGCGGACAGTGCCAGATCTCTGAGGCTCCCCGCCATCAGTCGCAGTCAGCACCAGCGAAAGCGTCTCCTGTTTCTCCCTATCTAACGGGTTTTTCAGGATCATCTCGACGTATTTAACTCCATCTGGTTGGCTGTGTACCTCTAATTTAAAATGATCTGTCGGTTTTAGTGAATAATTCTGTATACCGTTGACCCCAACGTCAGGGTCGACGGCGCTCTCAATAGAAAATCTTGCCCCAGACACAGCAGATTCACTGATTTCCAATTTGATTTCATCCTTGGGAAAGGATGGTGTGTTATCGTTAATGTCACGAACCTCTACTGTAACTCGATATAACTGAATGGGGTTTTCTATGATAAGCTCAAAGCTGAAGCTACAAGGCGTAGTCTGTCCGCAGAGCTCCTCTCGGTCGATTCTCTCTTTCACAACGAGAAGCCCTTTGTCTCGGTTCAGATCTACATACTGTCGCGCTCCTTTTGTTATAATGCGAGCTTTACCGGACACTAGTCTCTTCACCTCCAAACCCAAATCTCTACCAATGTTTCCAACGATCGACCCCTCTGACTGCTCCTCTGGTATGGAATATCGTGCCTGCCCAGTTACAGAATCTAGGGCGCTCAGACAAAGAATGTAAAACAGTACTTGCCACCCGGCTCTGCGCCCTGTCGTACACCAATCACCCATTCCACCGAATCAAAACAGATTACCCGTATATTTACTGTTTTTGGTTGTATAATATCGATCATCAGTACATCCAgaaatgattaaaaaaataatcgACTGTATTTCCCAGTGAAACGAAATGAAATAATCCGCGAGGACGTTTAATACCAAGAGCTCTCCGTCCGTTTGAGAAGGTCTCTGTGTGCGTCGATCAGTAACAGAGAATATAGGATgggccactgcgccacccagaGAGATAAATAAGCTGTAGAGACTATCATTGATCAACAGCGGCACTCAGAGTCCGAACACGGCAAACGCACTATAGAAACGATGCTACAGTATCCAAATGTATTACACAAAACGTCAACCAATAATCACTGACGCACAGCGCAAGACAGCTAAGATGTTAATGCAAAACCGAGCATTGACAACTACAGCATTTACAATGTGCTTTAGGAAAAATATAATTCACAATA from Oncorhynchus kisutch isolate 150728-3 linkage group LG15, Okis_V2, whole genome shotgun sequence encodes:
- the LOC109878391 gene encoding protocadherin gamma-A5-like, which produces MWNSMIWFESTGSARNGRSLKRQVQAFILVFLAQIIHGQIRYSIPEEMRKGSFVGNVADDLGINAKRMKSGGARIVSGDSSEYIRLDVDKGTLVVGERIDREQLCGQTSPCSLSFEMIMMNPMQLLSIVVEILDVNDNSPFFTEKEIQIEISESTLPGTRILQESATDPDVGINTLQGYTLHPTDHFSIKIQTGPDGSKYVEMYLFAPLDREKRGNLLLTLIAVDGGDPQRSGALQIHITVLDANDNGPIFMHPIFKASVTENAATGTVVTTVSATDADEGPYGHVTYHFARVPPDVAELFSLDENTGKITVTGQIDYEKNKQYELGLQAKDQGGQMDSTKVIIDVIDVNDNVPLITLTSFSSPISEDSISGTTLAIINVKDIDSGLNGKVECSINTKIPFAIQSSLKSYYTLVTDGVLDRERNAEYNITFTAVDEGIQPLSASKTITLRISDVNDNAPVFEQSLYSATVMENNVPAVSVFSVKAHDSDWGQNARMSYVLMDSQFNGNPISSYISVNAETGSIQAVRSFDYEQTKSFEIYIKAQDGGSPPLSSNATVKISILDQNDNTPQVLYPVQTSSSLVSEMVPRSADVGYLVTKVVAVDVDSGQNAWLSYKLQKATDRALFEVGLQNGEIRTVRQVTDKDAVKQRLTVVVEDNGQPSRSATVNVNVAVADSFPEVLSEFTDFTHEKDYNDNLTFYLVLALAVVSFLFITCLVVIISVKIYRWRQSRVLYHSNLPVIPYYPPRYADTLGKGTLQHVYNYEVCRTTDSRKSDFKFVRPCSQNVLIMDPSSTGTMQRMQSEQNILDEPDSPLEVSFLEFK
- the LOC116353589 gene encoding protocadherin beta-16-like, whose product is MALEGFLQPKCIKWRLCCGLRWQVLLFLLYFSHIVSGQIRYSIPEEMKKGSLIGNVAQDLGLDLKRLRAGRARIVTGESIQYTELKTDKGILVVSERIDREHLCGDVTPCSFNFEIILENPMELHRVTVEVLDVNDHAPSFPIQDIQFEISESANVGARFLLESAVDPDVGLNALQNYILTPNYNFILKQHANPDGSKYAEMVLQKSLDREEHPRLSVKLLAVDGGTPQRSSTVNIEITVLDVNDNAPMFNQSLYRATVMEDAPKGTYITTVNASDADSGSNGQISYYLSKLKGNTVDIFNIDMATGTISVSGQIDYEKDNKYEIRVEAKDQGGLTDSSKVVIEVLDVNDNAPVINVMSFSSLVSEDAPPGTTIAIINVKDADSERNGQITCSINTNLPFKIQSSLSSYYNLISDIALDRETTPEYNITITATDSGSPPLSSTSTLHLRISDVNDNAPLFHQRSYSTYVTENNSPGMSIFTVSARDSDWNQNARISYLLEDTQISGTPVSTYISINSETGVLHAVRSYDYEQIKQLTVVVKAQDGGSPPLSSNVTVKIMIQDQNDNSPQVLYPVQTSSSLVAEMVPRSADVGYLVTKVVAVDIDSGQNAWLSYKLQKATDRALFEVGLQNGEIRTVRQVTDKDVVKQRLIVVVEDNGQPSRSATVNVNVAVADSFPEVLSEFTDFTHEKEYNDNLTFYLVLALAVVSFLFITCLAVIISVKIYRWRQSRVLYHSNLPVIPYYPPRYADTLGTGTLQHVYNYEVCRTTDSRKSDCKFVRPCSQNVLIMDPGSTGTMQRMQSENNILDETDSPLEVSLNSTVPCVAIHLSNVSFLTKLAIVLSGL